A genomic stretch from Rubripirellula reticaptiva includes:
- a CDS encoding Glu/Leu/Phe/Val family dehydrogenase has translation MRAFKATQHFFDVAAEHLNISAEMRETLLTPRREVQVRVTIERDNGRLANYVGFRVQHDNHRGPMKGGLRYHPDVDLDETRALASLMTWKTAVVNLPYGGAKGGIGVDPSELSPRELERLTRAFVDQIHDIVGPDKDIPAPDMGTDHRVMAWFRNQWEKYHGFNPAVITGKPVEEYGAKGREEATGRGVGALTVKLCKRLGQKAERTNIAIQGFGNVGSHASKFLCDAQFPIVAVSDVSGTYYDPNGLDIQSLLHHKIGHPRGLLEGYQQCQCLPVNALLELDDVHVLIPAALGGVITKDNVNKIKATVIIEAANGPVYPDADKILAERGVTILPDILANAGGVTVSYFEWVQNRQHYRWTLDRVRQELDHTMNQAFENVWQTAQERKVSLRTAAYIIGITRVRQSAELSGFAS, from the coding sequence ATGCGAGCTTTTAAGGCGACCCAGCATTTCTTTGACGTCGCCGCGGAACACCTCAACATCAGCGCAGAAATGCGAGAAACGTTGCTAACGCCTCGACGCGAAGTGCAAGTGCGCGTCACGATCGAGCGAGACAACGGGCGTCTTGCTAACTACGTTGGATTTCGGGTTCAACATGACAACCACCGCGGTCCGATGAAAGGTGGACTCCGCTACCACCCCGACGTGGACCTGGACGAAACTCGCGCTCTAGCCAGTTTGATGACTTGGAAAACCGCTGTCGTAAACTTGCCATATGGCGGTGCGAAAGGCGGCATTGGCGTCGACCCTTCGGAATTGTCGCCGCGAGAATTGGAACGTTTAACTCGAGCCTTTGTTGACCAGATTCACGACATCGTCGGCCCCGACAAAGACATCCCCGCACCCGACATGGGCACCGACCACCGCGTGATGGCGTGGTTCCGAAATCAATGGGAAAAATACCACGGATTTAATCCGGCAGTCATCACCGGCAAACCTGTCGAAGAGTACGGTGCCAAAGGACGCGAAGAAGCAACCGGCCGCGGAGTTGGCGCTCTGACCGTTAAGCTGTGCAAGCGTCTTGGACAAAAGGCTGAGCGCACCAACATTGCGATCCAAGGTTTCGGAAACGTTGGCTCGCATGCTTCCAAATTTCTATGCGATGCCCAGTTTCCAATCGTCGCGGTCAGCGATGTTTCGGGAACCTACTACGACCCCAATGGGCTGGACATCCAAAGCCTGCTGCATCACAAAATCGGGCATCCTCGCGGCTTGCTTGAAGGCTACCAGCAATGCCAGTGCTTACCCGTCAACGCGCTGCTGGAACTGGACGATGTCCACGTGCTAATCCCAGCCGCCCTAGGTGGCGTGATCACAAAAGACAATGTTAACAAGATCAAAGCAACTGTGATCATTGAAGCGGCAAATGGCCCGGTGTACCCTGACGCCGACAAAATCTTAGCCGAACGCGGCGTTACGATCCTGCCCGATATCCTGGCCAACGCGGGCGGCGTTACGGTGAGTTACTTTGAATGGGTCCAGAACCGCCAACACTATCGCTGGACACTCGATCGTGTTCGCCAAGAACTAGACCACACCATGAACCAAGCCTTCGAAAACGTATGGCAGACCGCGCAGGAACGCAAAGTGTCATTGCGAACGGCGGCTTACATCATTGGAATCACACGCGTTCGTCAGTCGGCCGAATTGTCCGGATTCGCTTCGTGA
- a CDS encoding CvpA family protein: MRTAYQFSAAPNNAQPRKAEPYLMQTIQYFPDPDDVLPETSNLSWRARLFWTAVFFGPATYFGFQGDYIAAAMTAIAGFSAFAGYRTGVFSIFASMVAVAAAVAFAPAIGMENAYRFSQWFGLSGLANRFLSIGVVGLAIGLFVMFCLWFILGSMVRRRRALDRWNRRFGFMLGIAQGVVGLACFIGGILVMEPIELKRAGIRDPADTRGQIASKVILSTAEATRQSVIGPYLVNYNPLAMIPQLNKVEEFGRTATVLGNPAKMQELLDTPEIQELRQKPEVRKLVNQLNSDPEVREIIDSGQSMTPSMAMKLLNHPAVMELVDQPGFLEQATRAIQKAIPTPGMVP, from the coding sequence ATGCGAACCGCCTACCAGTTCAGCGCTGCGCCAAACAACGCCCAGCCCCGCAAAGCCGAGCCCTATTTGATGCAAACCATCCAGTACTTTCCCGACCCCGACGACGTTCTGCCAGAAACCAGCAATCTTTCCTGGCGAGCACGTTTGTTTTGGACGGCGGTATTTTTTGGACCAGCCACCTATTTCGGATTCCAAGGTGACTACATCGCTGCAGCCATGACGGCAATTGCCGGATTCAGCGCGTTTGCCGGATACCGCACTGGTGTCTTTTCGATCTTCGCATCGATGGTGGCCGTCGCTGCCGCGGTTGCGTTTGCACCCGCGATAGGAATGGAAAACGCCTACCGTTTTTCTCAGTGGTTTGGACTGAGCGGTTTGGCCAATCGTTTCCTCAGTATCGGCGTCGTCGGTCTAGCGATCGGCTTGTTCGTGATGTTCTGCCTGTGGTTCATTCTAGGATCAATGGTACGCCGCCGCCGGGCACTGGACCGCTGGAATCGTCGGTTCGGTTTCATGCTTGGCATCGCGCAAGGTGTCGTCGGCTTGGCTTGTTTCATCGGCGGGATTCTGGTGATGGAACCGATCGAGTTGAAACGAGCCGGAATTCGCGACCCCGCCGACACTCGCGGACAGATCGCATCCAAAGTCATTTTATCGACTGCCGAAGCCACTCGGCAAAGCGTAATCGGCCCATACTTGGTCAATTACAACCCGCTGGCGATGATTCCTCAACTCAACAAAGTCGAGGAATTCGGCCGCACCGCCACCGTGCTTGGCAACCCAGCCAAAATGCAAGAACTGCTCGATACACCGGAGATCCAAGAACTGCGTCAAAAACCGGAAGTTCGAAAATTGGTCAACCAACTGAATTCGGACCCAGAAGTCCGCGAAATCATCGACTCCGGTCAATCGATGACACCATCGATGGCAATGAAGCTACTCAATCACCCGGCCGTGATGGAGTTGGTCGACCAACCGGGATTCTTGGAACAAGCCACCAGGGCGATCCAGAAAGCGATCCCCACCCCGGGAATGGTCCCCTAG
- a CDS encoding mechanosensitive ion channel family protein: MPARNPEILTATEEAWNKLSSGDVAGATDYAATHLAPALGWAAIGLGVIFLGYLAAKYISGLVSRPVCRRVDETLGRFIGKMVFYCVMFGVTGAVLSKLGAPLGGLAAMLAAAGFAVGLAFQGTLSNFACGVLMLVFRPFKVGDVVNAGGVMGKVNEIDLFTTTLDTPDNRRIIVPNSSISGGTIENISYHQHRRVEVLVGVDYNADLDQTRAALEAAVSQISEAVVQGEGRGAQVILSDLGASSVNWKVRAWVASKNYWPIHETLTAQVKRQLDGAGISIPFPQLDVHISRNEEESVTRPRVRPARRELHDSGTANPITRAA, encoded by the coding sequence ATGCCTGCCCGGAATCCCGAGATCTTGACCGCAACGGAAGAAGCGTGGAACAAGCTAAGTAGTGGCGATGTCGCAGGGGCGACGGATTACGCCGCGACCCACCTGGCACCCGCCCTCGGTTGGGCCGCCATCGGATTAGGGGTGATTTTTCTTGGCTACCTCGCTGCAAAATACATTTCGGGTTTGGTAAGCCGTCCCGTTTGCCGCCGCGTCGACGAAACACTTGGCCGATTCATCGGCAAGATGGTTTTCTATTGCGTCATGTTTGGCGTTACTGGTGCGGTACTGTCAAAACTGGGTGCACCGCTTGGCGGATTGGCCGCGATGTTGGCCGCCGCCGGCTTTGCCGTAGGCTTGGCATTTCAGGGAACCCTTAGCAACTTTGCTTGTGGTGTCTTGATGTTGGTGTTTCGCCCGTTCAAAGTTGGCGACGTCGTCAATGCTGGCGGCGTGATGGGAAAGGTCAACGAGATCGACTTGTTCACCACGACGCTTGATACGCCCGACAACCGCCGCATCATCGTTCCGAATAGTTCGATTTCAGGCGGCACGATCGAAAACATTTCGTATCACCAACATCGCCGAGTCGAAGTACTAGTGGGCGTCGATTACAACGCCGACCTCGACCAAACTCGCGCCGCATTGGAAGCCGCTGTCTCACAAATTTCCGAAGCCGTTGTTCAAGGCGAAGGGCGTGGCGCGCAAGTCATCCTCAGCGATCTTGGTGCTAGCAGTGTCAACTGGAAAGTGCGTGCCTGGGTTGCTTCAAAGAATTACTGGCCAATTCACGAAACGCTCACAGCGCAAGTCAAGCGTCAACTTGACGGCGCCGGCATTTCAATTCCGTTCCCACAGTTGGATGTCCATATCAGCCGCAACGAAGAAGAATCCGTAACCCGGCCTCGCGTTCGTCCGGCACGCCGCGAATTGCACGATTCGGGCACCGCGAATCCGATCACACGCGCTGCGTAG
- a CDS encoding metal-dependent transcriptional regulator: MPSLTTENYIKAIYQLGGQPDKESVATGAIASQLSVSPGSVTAMLKTLRDANLVEYAPYEGVRLTLSGTQLALRVVRRHRLIELFLSQTLSMPWDEVHEEAEHMEHAVSDRLVDRIDAHLGYPGADPHGDPIPRSDGTLQSDAGQTLTQWPAGEPFRLVRVVDQSSEFLRFLTASGLELSAVGCVVEHAPLAATTTVEIDKNTTVLSETVADKLIVIRP, from the coding sequence ATGCCAAGCCTGACAACTGAAAACTACATCAAAGCGATTTACCAGCTTGGCGGACAACCTGATAAAGAATCAGTTGCGACCGGAGCGATTGCCAGTCAATTATCGGTATCGCCAGGAAGTGTCACAGCGATGTTGAAAACGCTGCGCGATGCAAACTTGGTCGAGTACGCGCCGTATGAAGGCGTTCGGTTGACGCTCAGCGGAACGCAGTTGGCGCTACGTGTGGTTCGACGCCATCGTTTGATCGAGTTGTTCTTGTCGCAAACGCTTAGCATGCCATGGGACGAAGTCCACGAAGAAGCCGAGCACATGGAACATGCGGTCAGTGATCGCTTGGTCGATCGAATCGATGCACACTTGGGATATCCGGGCGCCGATCCGCACGGCGACCCCATCCCACGCAGCGACGGCACGCTTCAATCCGATGCTGGGCAAACTCTAACCCAGTGGCCGGCGGGCGAGCCCTTTCGATTGGTCAGAGTGGTCGACCAATCAAGTGAATTCCTGCGATTCTTGACCGCATCCGGCCTGGAACTTTCCGCCGTCGGCTGCGTTGTCGAACACGCCCCGCTCGCCGCAACGACGACAGTTGAAATCGACAAGAACACGACCGTGCTAAGCGAGACGGTCGCGGATAAGTTGATCGTGATCCGGCCTTAG
- a CDS encoding DUF4332 domain-containing protein: MNPLFLILRAAHCRSTHHFFAIDALPLVQTDAGQRLARVLLRHHDRYLRGAKDPDTRFRDFQNHVVHVTDGYWGGAPRVAHLWYDKLQNHLRAGRYSDAAHAAGVLSHYFTDPMMPLHTQQCEREKVLHRPIEWSVTRSYESILTVWRDDPARTVFNLSNNIGWLGEAILHGAKFANRSYFPLLDTYDLERGRAHPPDGLGLVAQRALSELFGLAITGWARVLERAARDAESAMGQPIAKASLSASTALAVIRTPARAWLKRIENRIEQDAVGRLISEFRRTGTLQKNLPADVDIVHRVIDVYRTEMASRESRRARRLAAKKIQAAAIQAANETNEIVVATTSEADLEPSHQDYPATIPFVPRSVDTPVTHQPVNDRCRLSRQDPLVNAPSIGPKTAQRFASVGIHTVGEFLDESAAKMAAEMLTYWITTETVTQWQWQAKLMCEIPELLARECQMLAGAQYNSASAVAVCKAGELHQEVAQFAMTSSGRRYLRGADAPKLSDVRRWIADSAEAISSARSAA; this comes from the coding sequence ATGAACCCGTTGTTTTTGATCCTACGCGCCGCCCATTGTCGCAGCACCCATCACTTTTTTGCAATCGATGCGCTACCGTTGGTGCAAACTGACGCTGGCCAACGACTCGCACGCGTGCTGCTTCGACACCACGATCGATACCTGCGAGGCGCAAAGGATCCGGACACGCGGTTTCGTGACTTTCAAAACCATGTGGTCCATGTCACCGACGGTTACTGGGGTGGTGCGCCGCGCGTTGCCCACCTGTGGTATGACAAACTTCAGAATCACTTACGTGCGGGCCGCTACAGTGACGCAGCCCACGCGGCTGGCGTACTGAGCCACTACTTCACCGATCCGATGATGCCCCTGCACACGCAGCAATGCGAACGTGAAAAGGTCCTGCATCGACCGATTGAATGGAGCGTCACGCGATCGTATGAATCAATTCTGACCGTGTGGCGAGACGACCCAGCTCGAACGGTCTTCAACTTATCGAACAATATCGGCTGGCTCGGCGAGGCAATTTTGCACGGCGCCAAATTTGCCAACCGAAGTTACTTTCCGTTGCTGGATACGTACGATCTTGAACGCGGCCGAGCTCATCCGCCCGACGGACTTGGGCTGGTTGCTCAGCGCGCACTTTCGGAACTCTTTGGTTTGGCCATCACCGGCTGGGCAAGAGTGCTTGAACGCGCCGCGCGTGATGCCGAGTCAGCAATGGGACAACCAATCGCCAAAGCATCTCTATCGGCAAGCACCGCACTCGCGGTCATTCGCACTCCGGCGCGAGCTTGGCTCAAGCGAATTGAGAACCGAATCGAACAAGACGCCGTCGGACGCCTGATCAGCGAGTTTCGCCGAACCGGCACGTTGCAAAAGAACTTGCCCGCCGATGTGGACATTGTTCACCGAGTGATAGATGTCTACCGAACCGAAATGGCTTCCCGAGAAAGCCGACGTGCACGTCGCCTGGCTGCCAAAAAAATTCAGGCCGCTGCTATACAAGCCGCCAACGAAACCAACGAGATTGTCGTCGCAACGACCAGCGAAGCAGACTTGGAACCTTCGCACCAAGATTATCCCGCGACCATTCCATTCGTACCACGCAGCGTCGATACACCAGTCACACACCAGCCGGTAAATGATCGATGCCGACTATCGAGGCAAGATCCACTCGTCAACGCTCCGTCGATCGGTCCCAAAACGGCTCAGCGTTTTGCGTCGGTTGGCATCCACACAGTCGGCGAATTCTTAGATGAATCAGCAGCCAAGATGGCGGCCGAAATGTTGACCTACTGGATCACGACCGAAACCGTGACTCAGTGGCAGTGGCAAGCCAAACTAATGTGCGAGATCCCAGAACTGCTGGCACGTGAATGCCAAATGCTTGCCGGTGCTCAGTACAATTCGGCCAGTGCCGTCGCGGTTTGCAAAGCAGGCGAGCTTCATCAAGAAGTCGCCCAGTTTGCGATGACCTCTAGCGGCCGCCGATATCTACGCGGCGCCGACGCGCCAAAACTATCTGATGTTCGCCGCTGGATCGCCGACTCGGCGGAAGCAATTTCGTCAGCACGCAGCGCTGCCTAA
- a CDS encoding radical SAM protein, with protein sequence MYLKLARRFLVETDKRLLMKAVWTLGLGGLMSVHKHKRRLKRGEFFPPFLYLSVINSCNLRCQGCWVDVASKQHKIELEAANKTIAEAKAMGNRFFGILGGEPFMHKDLLKIFAANPDVYFQVFTNGHFITDEVAAELRRLGNVTPLISVEGSEIISDTRRGSDGVLNKTMKGLETALRHKLLVGVCTSVCKSNIDDLVRNEWVDRLIEMGVMYCWYHIYRPVGPEPNQDLALSSDEQRRVRQFVVDTRATKPIVVIDAYHDDAGNALCPAVTGFTHHIGPWGDIEPCPVIQLATESIHDDRPLAETMNKSEFLKDFRELTAQHTRGCVIMERPDLLVQLAEKHGARDTTARKSVIAELNKVTPRRSQYQQGDEIRERSFVYRWAKKYAFNDFGTYAKHFDVAKYQDPDKAPQENNPQVHQIKVGTEAGDSR encoded by the coding sequence ATGTATCTCAAACTGGCTCGCCGATTTCTGGTCGAAACCGACAAACGGCTGCTGATGAAAGCTGTCTGGACCCTGGGTCTGGGCGGACTGATGAGCGTGCATAAGCACAAGCGACGACTCAAACGAGGCGAGTTCTTTCCGCCGTTTTTGTACCTGTCGGTGATCAATAGCTGCAATCTTCGTTGCCAGGGATGCTGGGTCGACGTGGCGTCCAAGCAGCATAAGATCGAACTCGAAGCCGCTAACAAAACGATCGCCGAAGCCAAGGCGATGGGCAATCGATTCTTTGGCATCCTGGGCGGTGAGCCGTTCATGCACAAAGACTTGTTAAAAATCTTTGCCGCCAATCCTGACGTCTACTTCCAAGTTTTCACCAACGGCCACTTTATCACCGATGAAGTCGCCGCTGAACTGCGCCGGCTCGGCAACGTAACACCACTGATCAGTGTCGAAGGCAGCGAAATCATCAGCGACACTCGCCGCGGCAGCGACGGCGTGTTAAACAAAACGATGAAAGGTTTGGAAACCGCTCTGCGGCACAAGCTGTTAGTCGGCGTCTGTACGAGTGTTTGCAAGTCGAACATCGATGACCTGGTACGCAACGAATGGGTCGATCGGCTGATTGAAATGGGTGTGATGTACTGTTGGTACCACATCTATCGCCCCGTCGGACCGGAACCCAATCAAGACTTGGCGTTATCGAGTGACGAGCAGCGCCGAGTTCGACAGTTCGTCGTCGACACTCGCGCGACCAAACCGATCGTCGTGATCGATGCTTACCACGACGACGCTGGCAACGCACTGTGTCCAGCCGTCACCGGATTCACTCACCACATTGGACCGTGGGGCGATATCGAACCGTGTCCCGTGATCCAACTTGCCACCGAATCGATTCACGATGACCGCCCGCTTGCTGAAACGATGAACAAGTCCGAGTTCTTGAAAGACTTTCGCGAACTGACCGCCCAGCACACCCGCGGCTGTGTGATCATGGAACGTCCTGACTTGCTGGTTCAGCTAGCCGAAAAGCACGGCGCGCGTGACACGACGGCCCGCAAATCCGTGATCGCGGAACTCAACAAGGTGACGCCACGGCGAAGCCAGTACCAGCAAGGCGACGAGATTCGCGAACGCAGCTTCGTGTACCGATGGGCCAAAAAATATGCGTTCAACGATTTTGGCACCTACGCCAAGCACTTTGATGTCGCAAAGTACCAAGATCCGGACAAGGCTCCGCAAGAAAACAACCCCCAGGTGCACCAAATCAAAGTCGGCACCGAAGCAGGCGATTCCAGGTAA
- a CDS encoding HugZ family pyridoxamine 5'-phosphate oxidase produces the protein MTQKDIQQILEAAVSGSLGTLTDDATPFVSLVTVAVTGPRSVAMLLSGLAVHTKNLMRNQAASLLLVSLGGESGDPLAGARVTLTGTVRKLSREEDGEVRGVFLAKHPEAAMYADFGDFSFFVLDIDQAHLVAGFGKIVTVSGVELN, from the coding sequence ATGACTCAAAAAGACATTCAGCAAATCTTGGAGGCCGCCGTCTCCGGTAGCCTCGGCACGCTTACTGACGACGCAACTCCGTTTGTTTCCTTGGTGACAGTCGCTGTCACCGGGCCTCGTTCGGTGGCAATGTTGTTGTCAGGATTGGCCGTTCATACCAAGAACTTGATGCGAAACCAAGCAGCGTCGCTGTTGCTGGTTTCGCTAGGTGGCGAATCAGGTGATCCGCTGGCGGGTGCGCGTGTGACGTTGACGGGAACGGTTCGAAAACTGTCACGCGAGGAAGATGGTGAAGTTCGCGGCGTATTCCTGGCGAAACATCCCGAAGCGGCCATGTATGCGGATTTTGGTGACTTTTCATTTTTTGTTTTGGATATTGATCAAGCTCACCTTGTCGCTGGCTTTGGAAAAATTGTTACTGTAAGTGGCGTCGAACTGAATTGA
- a CDS encoding DUF4347 domain-containing protein yields the protein MLAADAAVAVCHAGAGEVAAPSLAGGQTQASSSQHLVIVDSGVQDVAALLEAVPADASIVMISQAESGVDQITAAIASHQGLKSIHLLSHGSEGKLQLGNETLSSANLGQYQNQIKSWRNSIVAGGDLVIYGCDVASGSQGVSFLAQLASMSGADVAASNDRTGAATSDHFADWDLEYQLGSIETAGLLISNRLGGFTGQLAIEIFAAGSTGDELMELEINGQVVDTWFVQGTDAENGQFYSYVSDVDGVDINDVRINYVNDLYDPANGIDRNLRVDRVVVDGFNYEAEAPSVFATGVWDGSQITSGNLQTEYLRANGYFQFSGDAPTGGNGSVIEVSLRGLSGGESAQLLVDGSVLQTFSGLSTNTQVFSAQADGTVTADRVRVAFINDQYTPGGIDLNLEVDFIRVDGQVFQTEAATTYSTGTWLQEDGIQPGFRQSEVLHTNGYFQYLASSGPVGNAGSFSLVTSEIVTVEGQSSITLEVLRLGGSDGTASVDYLTAADSATAGEDFQATSGRLFFADGETVKQFTVNILDDGIAESTESFSVRIDNPIGADLLAPRTSIVTILDDDSGLPRFESFTSATDLALNGSASINGTQLQLTSTGTRQAGTAFYNSPISVSGNTSFQSSFTFQMGGGAGINGADGMTFLLQNSAAGLNSLGRAGGYLGYDTIGQSVAIEFDNYNNGGDIAANTVAVVINGDTRNAFAEVVSPFDLNNNTLYHAWVEYNGETNTLAVFVSPTEDKPVFAVLKTNIELDSIVGNQAYVGFSAGNYDLTNYHRVGSWNFSLDKPQGDPPVNPTGNVVEQDLITGLDQPLALDWSPDGRNIYIAEKAGVIKVARDGSSSASVVLDISAKVNDVQDRGLIDFTLDPNFQSNGFVYLLYTYDPPEVFDNVGDANAGPDGRGNRAGRLSRFTLDASTGFTSVVSGSELVLLGTNSTWDNFNGFVDSTVSLNEPQGGRENGQYIEDFIVSDSRSHTVGSLQFASDGNLFVSLGDGASFNQTDPRALRVQSLSSLAGKVLRIDPSTGQGVSDNPFYDGNPNSNQSRIYQLGLRNPWRLTLDERTDQLFIGETGLGNYEEINTGVAGTNFGWPYYEGAQGTNSRTPGYSSLPQAQDFYQNGTAKPASIALAHQAGSNVIVLGDIVYNSDLGLQYEGDLFYNDMYRGIVRHANVGPDGQLSGVEVFTTGAEFIVDIQQGADGSLYYANLVEGTVGKWQIV from the coding sequence ATGTTGGCTGCCGACGCAGCCGTGGCTGTTTGTCACGCAGGGGCCGGCGAAGTCGCCGCGCCAAGCCTGGCGGGCGGACAGACTCAGGCATCCAGCAGCCAGCACTTGGTCATCGTTGACTCGGGAGTTCAGGACGTGGCTGCATTGTTGGAAGCCGTTCCTGCGGATGCTTCGATCGTGATGATCAGTCAAGCGGAAAGTGGAGTCGACCAAATCACGGCGGCCATTGCATCGCATCAAGGTTTGAAATCAATCCACCTATTGAGCCACGGAAGCGAAGGAAAGCTACAGCTCGGAAACGAAACACTGTCGTCCGCAAACTTGGGTCAGTATCAGAATCAAATCAAATCCTGGCGGAACTCAATCGTTGCTGGCGGTGACTTAGTGATCTACGGCTGTGATGTTGCCAGCGGATCGCAAGGCGTCTCATTCTTGGCTCAGCTTGCATCGATGTCAGGTGCCGACGTTGCCGCGTCGAACGATCGCACGGGTGCAGCCACATCAGACCATTTCGCCGATTGGGATTTGGAATACCAACTCGGAAGTATTGAAACGGCCGGTCTGTTGATCTCGAACCGCTTGGGTGGGTTTACAGGTCAATTGGCGATTGAGATTTTTGCCGCTGGTTCGACCGGTGACGAGCTGATGGAACTGGAAATCAACGGCCAGGTCGTTGACACATGGTTCGTCCAAGGCACCGATGCAGAGAACGGGCAGTTCTACTCCTATGTTTCCGATGTCGATGGAGTCGACATCAATGATGTCCGCATCAATTACGTCAACGATCTTTACGACCCGGCCAATGGCATTGACCGTAACCTTCGTGTTGACCGCGTGGTAGTCGACGGTTTTAACTACGAAGCCGAGGCCCCGTCGGTGTTTGCCACAGGTGTTTGGGATGGAAGCCAAATCACTTCCGGCAACTTGCAAACTGAGTACCTTCGCGCGAACGGGTACTTCCAATTTTCGGGTGATGCACCGACCGGCGGAAACGGATCGGTGATCGAAGTGTCGCTTCGCGGGCTGTCCGGTGGCGAGTCGGCGCAGCTGTTGGTGGACGGTTCAGTCTTGCAAACTTTCAGCGGCCTATCCACCAACACCCAAGTGTTTTCAGCTCAAGCCGATGGAACGGTGACCGCCGATCGCGTGCGTGTTGCGTTCATCAATGACCAATACACGCCGGGCGGAATCGATCTGAATCTTGAAGTCGACTTCATTCGCGTCGATGGACAAGTTTTCCAGACCGAAGCCGCGACGACCTATTCGACGGGCACATGGTTGCAAGAAGACGGAATCCAGCCTGGTTTCCGTCAAAGCGAAGTGCTTCACACAAATGGTTATTTCCAGTATCTGGCGTCGAGTGGTCCAGTCGGCAACGCAGGTAGCTTCTCGTTGGTGACTAGTGAGATTGTGACTGTTGAAGGTCAGAGTTCGATCACGTTGGAAGTCCTCCGTCTCGGTGGCAGCGATGGTACCGCGTCGGTTGATTACTTGACCGCAGCAGATAGTGCGACCGCGGGTGAGGATTTCCAAGCCACCAGCGGACGATTATTCTTTGCCGATGGTGAAACCGTAAAGCAATTCACGGTGAACATCCTCGACGATGGCATTGCCGAATCGACTGAATCATTCAGCGTGCGAATCGATAATCCAATTGGCGCCGACTTGCTTGCTCCGAGAACTTCGATCGTCACGATCTTGGATGATGATTCGGGTCTTCCCCGATTCGAGTCGTTCACCTCAGCAACCGATTTGGCTCTAAACGGTTCGGCTTCGATTAATGGAACTCAGCTTCAGCTAACCAGCACGGGGACCCGGCAAGCCGGAACCGCCTTTTATAATTCGCCAATCTCGGTGAGTGGCAACACATCGTTTCAGTCCAGCTTTACATTCCAAATGGGCGGCGGTGCGGGTATCAACGGTGCGGATGGAATGACCTTTTTGTTGCAAAACTCGGCTGCCGGACTGAATTCTCTTGGGCGTGCCGGTGGATATCTGGGTTATGACACGATCGGTCAAAGCGTTGCCATTGAGTTCGACAACTACAACAACGGTGGCGACATTGCGGCCAATACGGTCGCCGTCGTGATCAACGGAGACACGCGGAATGCGTTCGCGGAAGTTGTCTCGCCATTTGATCTCAATAACAACACGCTTTATCACGCTTGGGTCGAATACAACGGCGAGACAAACACGCTTGCCGTTTTTGTTTCACCCACGGAAGACAAGCCAGTCTTCGCCGTGTTGAAGACCAATATCGAACTAGATTCCATTGTTGGGAACCAAGCCTACGTTGGTTTTTCCGCAGGCAACTACGATCTGACGAACTACCACCGAGTTGGTTCTTGGAATTTCTCGCTTGATAAGCCGCAGGGCGACCCGCCGGTAAACCCAACTGGCAACGTCGTGGAGCAAGACTTGATCACGGGGCTGGATCAACCTCTCGCCCTCGATTGGTCGCCAGATGGACGTAACATTTACATCGCCGAAAAGGCAGGTGTCATTAAGGTTGCACGTGATGGATCCAGCAGTGCAAGTGTGGTCTTAGACATTTCTGCCAAAGTGAATGATGTTCAGGATCGCGGTTTGATCGATTTTACGTTGGATCCGAACTTTCAATCCAACGGATTTGTCTACCTGCTTTATACGTATGATCCACCTGAAGTGTTTGACAATGTAGGCGACGCGAATGCAGGGCCTGATGGGCGTGGTAACCGCGCGGGCCGATTGTCTCGGTTCACACTTGACGCTTCCACTGGATTCACGTCGGTGGTTTCGGGTAGTGAATTGGTACTGCTCGGAACAAACAGCACCTGGGATAACTTCAATGGCTTTGTGGACAGCACTGTAAGTCTGAACGAGCCGCAGGGTGGTCGTGAAAACGGCCAGTACATTGAAGACTTTATCGTCAGCGACAGTCGTTCTCACACGGTCGGTAGCCTTCAGTTCGCTAGTGACGGAAATCTGTTTGTGTCGCTTGGCGACGGAGCGAGTTTCAACCAAACGGACCCTCGTGCTTTGCGAGTTCAAAGTCTGTCGAGTCTGGCTGGAAAGGTGCTTCGGATTGATCCCTCCACCGGCCAAGGTGTTTCCGACAACCCGTTCTACGATGGCAACCCGAATTCGAATCAGTCTCGCATTTACCAACTTGGACTCCGCAATCCATGGCGATTGACGTTGGACGAGCGGACAGACCAATTGTTCATTGGCGAGACCGGGCTGGGCAATTATGAAGAAATCAACACCGGTGTCGCCGGCACCAACTTTGGCTGGCCTTACTATGAAGGCGCGCAAGGTACCAACAGTCGTACCCCTGGTTACAGTAGCTTGCCGCAGGCGCAGGATTTCTATCAAAATGGAACCGCTAAGCCTGCCTCGATCGCGCTGGCTCACCAAGCCGGTTCAAATGTCATCGTCCTTGGCGACATTGTTTACAACTCGGATCTTGGGCTGCAGTACGAAGGCGATTTGTTCTACAACGACATGTACCGCGGTATCGTTCGACATGCCAATGTGGGGCCCGATGGCCAACTAAGCGGCGTCGAGGTGTTCACCACGGGAGCCGAATTCATTGTGGACATTCAGCAGGGAGCGGATGGTTCGCTTTACTATGCCAACCTGGTTGAAGGCACCGTCGGCAAGTGGCAGATTGTTTAA